A window of the Henckelia pumila isolate YLH828 chromosome 3, ASM3356847v2, whole genome shotgun sequence genome harbors these coding sequences:
- the LOC140892277 gene encoding alkane hydroxylase MAH1-like, translated as MYSPILFLVIFPALFVYYFGFHAYKNRSSPINWPVLGMLPSLVSHRNRIHDFLTDVLQQNGGTFMFKGPWFGNMDMFMTCDPANIHHILSKNFHNFTKGPGFKKIFDVLGDGIFVAEFESWEKQRKIAMSLLNQAGYQKFLAATTWRKLDTGLIPILNHFSDMGMEVDLQELFGRFAFDCSCISILGHDPASLRVDLPYIREERAFVDAEEAALRRHLLPEWLWRLEKWLQIGKEKKLSEAMKNLHKFLSHHISFKSQEFKKMEQVILTDDENDQDLDLLTSYMRLEVAEKGNIIFAPKILEQTWKDTVLNLIFAGKDTISAALTWFFWLLATNPVEETKIRQELSTNLPVKWELSQLKKLVYLHGALCETLRLFPPLGLQHKAPVEPDTLPSGHRINPNTKTVLSFYSMGRMESIWGQDCLEFKPGRWITDQGRIKNEPSFKFTAFNAGPRSCLGKEMSFVQLKIVAASIVSLFKFELVENHPISPSASVVLHMKHGFKVMVSRV; from the coding sequence ATGTATTCACCAATTTTATTCTTAGTAATATTTCCCGCACTATTTGTTTATTACTTTGGTTTCCATGCATACAAGAATAGATCATCTCCTATCAACTGGCCGGTTCTTGGCATGTTGCCGAGTCTTGTTTCACACAGGAACCGCATCCATGATTTTTTGACCGACGTTCTGCAGCAGAATGGTGGAACATTTATGTTTAAAGGGCCTTGGTTTGGAAACATGGATATGTTTATGACTTGTGATCCCGCAAATATCCACCATATATTGAGCAAGAACTTCCACAATTTTACCAAAGGCCCCGGATTCAAGAAAATATTTGATGTTCTGGGAGATGGCATATTTGTTGCGGAATTCGAATCCTGGGAGAAACAGAGGAAAATAGCCATGTCTCTGCTCAATCAGGCCGGTTACCAGAAGTTCTTGGCGGCGACGACCTGGAGGAAGTTGGATACAGGGCTTATCCccattttgaaccatttttcaGATATGGGAATGGAAGTTGATCTTCAGGAATTATTCGGACGCTTCGCATTTGATTGTTCCTGTATTTCGATACTAGGCCATGATCCAGCTTCTCTGCGTGTTGATTTGCCTTACATAAGGGAGGAAAGGGCGTTTGTAGATGCTGAGGAAGCAGCCTTGCGCAGGCATTTGCTTCCCGAATGGTTGTGGCGGCTCGAAAAATGGCTTCAGATTGGGAAAGAAAAGAAGCTGAGTGAAGCTATGAAGAATCTCCACAAATTTTTGTCTCATCACATATCATTCAAGTCCCAAGAATTCAAGAAAATGGAGCAAGTGATCCTGACAGATGATGAAAatgatcaggatcttgatttGTTAACTAGTTACATGAGATTGGAAGTTGCGGAAAAGGGTAATATTATTTTTGCACCAAAGATTTTGGAACAAACCTGGAAAGATACCGTGTTGAATCTAATCTTTGCTGGTAAGGATACAATTAGTGCAGCTCTTACTTGGTTTTTTTGGCTACTAGCAACGAACCCCGTCGAAGAAACAAAGATTCGGCAGGAGCTTTCCACGAACTTACCAGTAAAATGGGAACTTTCCCAGCTCAAGAAACTGGTCTATCTACACGGTGCTCTGTGCGAGACGCTACGCCTCTTCCCGCCATTAGGCTTGCAGCACAAAGCTCCAGTGGAACCTGATACACTCCCGAGTGGACATCGGatcaatccgaatacaaaaacAGTACTTTCCTTCTATTCAATGGGGCGGATGGAGTCGATATGGGGCCAAGACTGCCTCGAGTTTAAGCCGGGGAGATGGATTACCGATCAGGGTCGGATCAAAAACGAGCCATCGTTCAAGTTTACTGCGTTCAATGCGGGGCCAAGGAGTTGTCTAGGAAAGGAAATGTCGTTCGttcaattgaagattgttgcAGCTTCCATTGTTAGCCTTTTCAAATTCGAGCTTGTCGAAAATCATCCAATATCTCCGAGTGCTTCAGTGGTGCTTCACATGAAACATGGTTTCAAAGTCATGGTTTCAAGAGTATGA
- the LOC140886094 gene encoding probable LRR receptor-like serine/threonine-protein kinase At1g56140 — protein sequence MAAPPSNRRCAPPVQTLLFLLSAAAFGLTVRAQNVSTNATIDPREEIAINSLFRRWQISASDQWNISGQLCSGIAIDSTQIANINPGIKCTCTFDNGATCHVTALRVYALDVAGPFPDEIWNLTYLTDLNLGQNYLTGPIPATIGTLTRMQYLSLGINALSGELPKELGLLSDLRSIAFGTNNFSGPLPPELGNLSRLEQIYFDSAGVSGPIPPSFANLTSLARVWASDNDLTGEIPDFIGNWTKLIALRFQGNSFQGSIPSSFSNLSSLEDLRISDISNGSSSLDFLRNTPTRLASLVLRNNNVSGSIPSFFGQFGNLQLLDLSFNNLTGGLPEFLLNLQRITSLFLGSNKFTGVLPAQKISSLQNVDLSYNELSRSFPSWVSQQNLQINLVGNNFTIGGSNQSVLPSGLDCLQRNFPCRRGSPIYSSFSVKCGGPPIRSSDQTVYERDNETLGPATYYMTSTGRWAVSNAGLPSDSSNPRYQTSSLYQFTNTLDPELFQTARLSPGSLRYYGLGLENGNYTVKLQFAEIEIFGSRTWKSLGRRVFDIYVQGNLELKDFDIQKEVGSLRAVPKEFKAKVSENYLEIHLFWAGKGTCCVPAQGTYGPLIQAINVTPDFVPSVSNEPPLPKKNRTGLIVGISAAVGAASLLSILAISYLFWRRKMQRDFEDEELLGIDTRPYTFSYTELKTATDDFSPVNKLGEGGFGPVYKGTLADGREVAVKQLSVGSHQGKSQFVAEIATISAVQHRNLVKLYGCCIEGNKRLLVYEYLENKSLDQLLFGIGTKSLYLDWPTRYDICLGVARGLTYLHEESRLKIVHRDVKASNILLDHDLTPKISDFGLAKLYDDKQTHISTRVAGTIGYLAPEYAMRGHLTEKADVFSFGVVALEIISGRPNSDSSLEIDKIYLLEWAWSLHESDKEIELVDPSLHIFNPDEVRTIIGVALLCTQASPGLRPSMSRVVAMLSGDVEVPSVATKPSYLTDWKFNDETTFVSDTDNSRFNSTNSTTMVSGRSVTYSPTDPAKPILHEVIGEGR from the exons AAATAGCTATAAACTCTCTGTTCCGGAGATGGCAAATTTCGGCTTCAGATCAGTGGAACATTAGTGGCCAGTTATGTAGCGGAATTGCAATTGACTCAACTCAAATAGCGAACATTAATCCGGGTATCAAATGTACTTGTACCTTTGACAATGGTGCTACCTGTCATGTTACTGCTCT GAGAGTTTATGCATTGGATGTTGCTGGTCCTTTTCCTGATGAGATCTGGAATCTGACTTATCTCACTGATTT AAATTTGGGTCAAAACTATTTAACAGGTCCCATCCCTGCAACCATCGGTACTCTCACTCGCATGCAGTATTT GAGTCTTGGCATAAATGCATTGTCGGGGGAGCTTCCGAAGGAACTCGGTCTACTGTCTGACCTAAGATCAAT AGCCTTCGGCACAAACAACTTCTCTGGCCCTTTACCACCTGAACTTGGAAACTTATCAAGATTAGAACAGAT ATACTTTGATAGTGCCGGTGTTAGTGGTCCGATACCCCCATCATTTGCTAATCTGACGAGCTTGGCGAGAGT TTGGGCATCAGACAATGACCTTACCGGCGAGATACCTGACTTCATCGGAAATTGGACGAAACTCATTGCTCT GAGGTTTCAGGGAAATTCATTTCAAGGTTCAATACCATCATCCTTTTCCAATTTAAGTTCTTTGGAGGACTT GAGAATAAGCGATATATCTAATGGGAGTTCTTCTTTGGATTTCCTACGAAATACGCCTACTCGTCTGGCCTCATT AGTTTTGCGGAACAATAATGTTTCTGGTTCTATACCTTCGTTCTTTGGGCAATTCGGCAATTTGCAACTCCT GGACTTGAGCTTCAACAATTTGACGGGAGGACTACCGGAATTTCTTCTCAATCTTCAAAGAATTACTAGCTT GTTTCTGGGTTCCAACAAGTTCACTGGAGTGCTGCCAGCCCAAAAGATTTCATCACTCCAAAATGT AGATTTATCATACAATGAATTATCTAGGAGCTTTCCTTCTTGGGTCAGCCAGCAAAATCTACAGAT TAATTTAGTTGGCAACAACTTCACGATTGGTGGTTCCAACCAAAG TGTTTTGCCTTCTGGATTGGATTGCCTTCAGAGGAATTTTCCTTGCAGACGAGGATCACCTATTT ATTCCAGCTTTTCAGTTAAATGTGGGGGCCCACCAATTCGTTCTTCCGACCAGACTGTGTACGAAAGGGATAATGAAACTCTTGGTCCAGCAACATATTACATGACCAGTACCGGCAGATGGGCAGTGAGCAATGCTGGCCTGCCTTCTGATAGTTCGAATCCACGATATCAAACCTCCTCTTTGTACCAATTTACAAATACTTTGGACCCGGAGTTGTTCCAAACCGCTCGACTTTCTCCTGGATCGTTAAGATACTATGGCTTAGGCCTAGAGAATGGTAACTACACCGTGAAACTCCAGTTTGCAGAGATAGAAATCTTCGGTAGTAGGACTTGGAAGAGTCTTGGACGACGTGTTTTTGATATATATGTCCAG GGGAATCTAGAGTTGAAAGACTTTGACATACAAAAAGAGGTTGGCTCTTTAAGAGCTGTTCCGAAGGAATTCAAAGCCAAAGTTTCGGAAAACTATCTCGAAATCCATCTGTTTTGGGCTGGAAAAGGAACTTGCTGTGTACCTGCACAGGGTACTTATGGACCTTTAATACAAGCAATAAATGTAACTCCAG ATTTCGTTCCATCTGTTTCAAACGAACCTCCCCTTCCGAAGAAGAACCGAACTGGCCTTATCGTGGGGATTTCTGCTGCAGTTGGAGCCGCAAGCTTGCTTTCAATTCTTGCGATATCCTACCTTTTCTGGAGAAGGAAAATGCAGAGAGACTTTGAGGATGAAG AGTTATTGGGGATTGATACACGGCCTTACACGTTCAGTTATACTGAACTTAAAACTGCAACAGATGACTTCAGTCCTGTCAATAAGCTGGGGGAGGGAGGATTTGGACCCGTTTACAAG GGAACACTTGCTGATGGAAGAGAAGTTGCGGTTAAACAATTGTCTGTGGGATCGCATCAAGGAAAGAGTCAGTTTGTGGCCGAGATTGCTACTATTTCTGCTGTGCAACATCGTAACCTTGTTAAATTGTATGGATGTTGCATTGAAGGGAATAAGAGATTGCTTGTATACGAGTATCTCGAAAATAAGAGTCTTGATCAACTACTATTTGGAATCG GGACTAAAAGTTTATATCTTGATTGGCCGACACGCTATGACATATGCTTGGGAGTGGCCAGGGGTCTAACTTATCTACACGAAGAATCTCGCCTGAAAATCGTGCACAGAGATGTGAAGGCCAGCAACATTCTGCTTGATCATGATCTCACtccaaaaatttcagattttggcCTCGCCAAATTGTATGATGACAAACAGACCCATATAAGCACTCGAGTTGCAGGAACAAT TGGGTATCTTGCTCCGGAGTACGCCATGCGCGGACATCTCACAGAAAAGGCCGATGTATTCAGCTTCGGGGTTGTAGCTCTGGAGATAATCAGCGGAAGGCCAAACTCTGACTCGAGTTTGGAAATAGATAAGATATATCTTCTTGAATGG GCATGGAGCCTTCATGAAAGTGACAAAGAAATCGAGCTGGTCGACCCTTCTTTACACATTTTCAACCCTGATGAAGTAAGAACAATCATCGGTGTAGCTCTTCTATGCACTCAAGCATCCCCTGGCCTACGTCCCTCTATGTCTCGTGTGGTTGCCATGCTTTCTGGAGATGTCGAGGTGCCTTCTGTTGCCACAAAGCCTAGTTATCTAACAGACTGGAAGTTTAATGATGAGACAACATTTGTATCAGACACGGATAACAGCCGTTTCAATTCGACAAATAGCACGACCATGGTGTCGGGGCGCTCAGTTACTTATTCACCCACagatcctgctaaacccatacTTCATGAGGTTATTGGTGAGGGCAGATGA